GTTCCGGAGCCTTTGCCAACTGCGAACTCTATTTTTCCCATCTCGGCATCTGGGACCAGATCGAGAGAAACGCCGTGGGCTATGATGACGCCGCCAACTACTTCGGCAACAATCAGCTCGACGCCTTCTGGCTGTTTGTCGGTTACCCCAGCGGCGCCGTCATGATGGCGGCCCAGACCAACGACATTGACCTGGTCAACCTTGACTCCGACGCCGAAAGTAGCGGTTTTTACCAGAAATACCCCTTCTTCGCCAAGATCACGATTCCCGCCGCTACCTACAAGGGCGTCGATCACGAGGTCGCCACTTTTCAGGATTCCGCCATCTGGATCGCCAACGCCAAGGTCTCGGCCGACATTATCTACGACATTCTGAGTAAGATTTATTCGAACGAAGGCCTGGCGCACATGGCCGACCAGAAAAAAACCTTCAAAGGCATGTCGATCGCCACCGGCCCCAGCGGCATCGCCACCCCGTTCCATCCGGGAGCGGAAAGATTCTGGCGGGAAAAGTTCGTGCTTAAATAGACCGGCCACCCGCGACCCTGACAAACCACTGCAGGTTATTTAGGGTCGCGGGCGCGGACTTTTCCGCCGCGAACGGGAACCAACCCCGTCATCCCGAACTGACGCGCCGTCATCAGTCAGCCAAAGAAAAGGAAAACCAACCGTGTACCAACAGCTGAACCGCTTCGAACAGCTTTTATTTGACGCCGCCTCGCTGATACTGGTGTTTTTCTACTCCTACGCAGCCGTCATTCAGCCCATGGCGACCCAGTACCACCGGGGCATTTACGTGATCATCACTTATGTCCTGATCTTTTTGCTCTACAAATCGAAATCCCGCCTGATGCGGGTGGTGGACTACCTGCTGATCGTGCTTTCCATCGCCGCTATCGGCTACTGGATGTACAATTTCGAAGTCATCAATTATCGCATCGGGGCCGAAACCCAAACCGATATGGTTTTTGCCGTGACCGGCGTGCTGCTCGGCATTGAATTGGCCCGGCGGGTGGTCGGCAATATCTTTGTCGTACTCGGCGTACTGATGCTCGTTTACGGGGTTTACGGTTATCTGGCCCCGGATCTGTTTTCCCATTCCGGCGCGCCGTTTACCGAGCTCTGCATCAATATTTTCTACAAAAGCGACGGCATCTTCGGCATCATGGCCAACGTTCTGGCCACCTACGTGATTTTATTCGTGCTTTTCGGAGCCTATCTGGAGAAATGCGGGTCCCAGAAATTCTTTATCGACTGGCCGCTCGCCGCCGTGGGCCATAAGGTCGGCGGACCGGCCAAGGTCTCGGTCATCGCTTCCGCGCTCTTCGGCTCGATTTCCGGCTCCGCCATCGCCAACACGGTCTCGACCGGTACGTTCACGATTCCGATGATGAAAAAAGCCGGTTTCAGGCCCCATGTTGCCGGGGCCATCGAACCGGCGTCTTCGATCGGCGGTATGTTCATGCCGCCGGTTATGGGGGCCGGCGGCTTTATCATGGCGGAACTGACCGGTGAACCCTATTCCAGAATCATGCTGGTCGCCACCTTTCCGGCTCTGATGTATTTTTTCTCGGTCTTCTGCATGGTCCACTACGAGGCCAAAAAACATAATATTGTGGGTGAAAAATCAGAATTTTCGGCCATGGAGATCTTAAAAAAGGAATGGTTTTACATGCTGCCCCTGGCGGTGATCACGGTTTTCATGCTGACCGGCTATTCTCCCGGTTACTCGGCCATTCTGGGCCTGTTCTCCTGCATCGCCATCAGCTATTTCAGAAAAGAAACCCGCATCACCCCCAGACGCTTCCTGGAAGCGGCCCGCGAAGGCACGGAAAGCAGTCTCAAGATCGGAGCTACGGTCGGCATCATCGGCATCATCATCGGAGTACTGACCTTTTCCGGCCTGATTCTGACCTTCGCCGACATCATGATCGAAATGGCCGGGGGCTCTCTGCTGCTGACCATAGTACTGATCGCCCTGGCCTCCCTGATTCTGGGCATGGGGGTACCGGTAACCGCCGCCTACCTGGTCACGGCCGTGGTTGCGGTCCCGGCCCTGACCCATCTAGGGGTCAATCAGATCGCGGCCCACATGATTGTCTACTGGCTCTCCCAGGATTCCAATATCACTCCGCCGGTCTGCATCGCCGCCTTCGCGGGGGCCACGATCGCCAAAGCGAACATGTGGAAAACCGCCTTCACCTCATTCAAATTCGCCAAATTCCTCTATCTTGCCCCGATTCTGTTCGGCTATGTTCCGGGGTTTTCCCTAAACGGCAGCAGCATGGACATCATCAAGGCCTTTATCCTGATTTTCTTCGCCACCTGGGCCTATTCCTGGCTGCTCAGCGGAATCTGGTTTCCGAACCTCAAAAGACTTTTTCGGCGCGCTTAAGAAAGTGCCGGCAACCATAAAGACGAACGCGGAGCAAGCCTATGTTTAATCTCGAGCCCACCCTTTCGGCCGGAGCGGAAGACATCCGCCGGGCCCTGACCGAAACCAGGACCATTGCCGTCATCGGTCTCTCGCCGGACCCGACCAAGGACAGCAACATGGTCGCACGCTATCTGCAGCAGGCCGGCTACCGCATCATTCCGGTCTACCCGAAGGAAAACGAGATTCTGGGAGAAAAGGTTTATCGCAGCCTGGCCGAGATTCCCGACCGCATCGACATGGTCGACATCTTTCGCAAAGCCGAATTCATCGACCGGGTGGTCGATGAGGTGCTGGAACGCGAAGATGTCAGATATATCTGGGTCCAGCTCGGCCTGGTCAACAACCCGGCCGCTGCCCGGGCAACAGCCGCGGGCCGCGTGGTGGTGCAGAACCTCTGTTCCAAGGTGGAACATCAGAAAATATTTTCCGACCGGTAAAAGATTGCGGTTAAAAGCAGCGGCGCTCAATAGTTACACAAGACTAAAAAAAGGAAAACGCACATGGATTTTCAGGAAATAGCATTCACCCGGACAGGAGCGGTCGGCACTCTGACCCTGAACAACGCCGGCAAGGTCAACGCCCTTTCGGTCAACATGACCAAAGAGATCATCAGCCTGCTCACGGAGCTGGCCGATGACGACAGCCTCAAGGTCATCATCTTAAAGGCCGCCGGCCGCCACTTTTGTGCCGGGCATTATCTGGCGGAAATGGTCGATGCCGGGGTCAAGGAATATAAAATGATCTTTGATCAGTGTACCAGAATGATGATGATGATCCACGAGATTCCCCAGATCGTCATCGCCCAGGTCCAGGGCATCGCCACGGCCGCCGGTTGTCAACTGGCGGCCTGGTGCGATCTGATCGTGGCCGAGGAAGGCGCCAGTTTTTCGACTCCCGGGGTTAAGATCGGTCTATTCTGCACGACCCCGATGGTTGCCATCACCCGAGCCATCGGGCGCAAGATGGCGATGGAGATGCTGGTCACCGGCCGTGAATTTCCCGCCGCCGAAGCTCAGGCCCTGGGTCTGGTCAACCGGGTAACGCCTCTTGAAGAACTCGACCGGACCACGGCGGAACTGGCCGCCCAGATTGCCGAAGCCAGTGGTTTCGCCCTGGCCATCGGCAAACAGGGCCTCTACGCCCAGGCCGACATGAGCGACAGCCAGGCCTTTCACTATGCCAAACACACGATCGTCATGAACAATCTGGCCGAGGACGCCCAGCACGGCATCAAGGCCTTTCTGGAAAAACGCGCGCCGGAATGGAAGAATCGCTAGCCTGAGCAAAAGCTCAGTCCCGAAAGAGAGCGCCCCTAACTCTGCCAACAGGCATCACATTGCTCGGCAAGTTCATTGAGACGGTTTTCGACCTGTTGTCTGATGTCCTCAAATTCCTGCGTAGAGGTTGAGGCCGGAACCCAGATCGGGTCCCCGAAGATAACTACCAGGGGCGAAAAAGGCAGGGGTAACAGAAAACGATCCCAGGAAGCAAAGAACCTGGCCCAGCGGGCGCCGCAAGCCATCGGCAGAAGCGGCAGCCCGGTCAGCTGGGCGATGCGGACGGCGCCGGGTTTGAGTTTGCGGGCCGGACCGCGGGGACCGTCGCCGAGCATGCCGGCGCAGAGCCCCGGTCGGCAACGCAGTTTCTCGACCAGCTCGAACATGGCCGTCGAACCGCCCCGGCTGGAACTGCCGCGCACGCTTTCATAACCCAGACGCCGGGCCACTTCGGCGACCAGATCACCATCACGGCTGCGACTGATCATGATACTGAGCCGTCGCGGCCGATGAATAAAATAGATATTGAACAGCCGCTGGTGCCAGGTCACATAGACACAGCCGCGCCCAGCGGCGACCTGCCGGGCTTCAAACTCCCCGTTAATCACCAGGAGCCGCCGACAGGAACGCCCCCAGGCGCGCACGAGAACAGCGACCAGAGGGGGCAGCAGCTTGCGCAGATTCAGGCTTTTCAGACGGCGTTTTAAAAATGTCAAAAAAAACATACGCCTACTAATTGGTATACTGAGTCAGAATCTGCAGCAGGTGATCGCTGACCGGTGGCACCTGCAGTTTCCGCGAAGCGGAAAAAACCTCGCCGGCGGTCAGGCCGCCGACCCCATAAAAATTTTCGGTCGCCTGATAATCCACCTGCAGGGCCGAACCTTCCAGCGAAATCCCGGCGAACAGGCCGCGCGATCGTGAATAGGTGTAGACTTCAGCGGCAAGGGTGATATCGGTACCGGCCGAGAGACTGCGGCCCACCGGGCCCGCCGCCGCCGCGGCGTCGGCGCCCAAGGTAAATTTACCCCGGGCCAGGCGGTCAATGCTCTGCCGACTCTTGAAAACCATAATCGCGTCAATCGATTGGACGCCGGCCTGAAAACCAAAACTACCGCCCGCCAAGGTTACAAAAACCGGCTGGGACCAGCCGCCGTCTTCCCGCCGCTGCACGACCACCCCCCAACCGTAACGCCCTCCGGCGATGAAACCGGCCTTGATAATTCCGGGAATAATGGCGATAGCCTGGGCATTGCGTAGTAAAAGCGGCGGCGCCGCCTGGTCGGGAATATTGACAAACTGGCGGATAACATCGGCGCAGACCTCAACCTTGGCGATTTCCTTGCCGTTATCGGCAAAAGCTAAACTAAACGACAACAACAGCAGACAGAGCGGAAATACCAGCTTACTTTGCAAAATTCGCATTCCAACCTCCTGAAAAATAAAATTACCGGTTTTGTAACAATTCAATTTCAGGCATACTTGGCTCGGCGCTATCCGTCAAGACTTAAATATCGCTCGATCACGACTGAAGACTTGTCGTCTTGCGGTAAGTGTGATACCTTCGCAGTCGCTAGCTAAAGCAAAGCCTTCTTGTAACTATTCAACCGAGAGCCCACCCGCTCTGATTAAACCGCGCCGGAAATAGCCGGCCCCGAATAGCCTAGTCGGCTGAATAGCCACACCTTTTTTTTATTGACGGTATCACTCATGACCTTCAGCGACCGCAGAGCTCTTCTTTACAATACAAACAGCACGGAAATCAAGCGCCTGGTTGAAGGCCGCCATCACGATCCCCATGCCATTCTGGGACGCCACCCGATTGACCAAAATTCCTGGGTTGTTCGAGCCTGGCATCCGG
This region of Pseudomonadota bacterium genomic DNA includes:
- a CDS encoding TAXI family TRAP transporter solute-binding subunit yields the protein MKKRQLLRMGMIVVLALAFGRPAAAKERIVFGGGPAGGVFQVVANAVQVFDPIKNAPGYRVQAQSSAGDIENIRKTDAGKVHMAVAYSGSVWNARHGKLKNDTRIYENVMALAWLYGAPAQLVVRRDAGIKSARDLVGKKVGVGPAGSGAFANCELYFSHLGIWDQIERNAVGYDDAANYFGNNQLDAFWLFVGYPSGAVMMAAQTNDIDLVNLDSDAESSGFYQKYPFFAKITIPAATYKGVDHEVATFQDSAIWIANAKVSADIIYDILSKIYSNEGLAHMADQKKTFKGMSIATGPSGIATPFHPGAERFWREKFVLK
- a CDS encoding TRAP transporter fused permease subunit is translated as MYQQLNRFEQLLFDAASLILVFFYSYAAVIQPMATQYHRGIYVIITYVLIFLLYKSKSRLMRVVDYLLIVLSIAAIGYWMYNFEVINYRIGAETQTDMVFAVTGVLLGIELARRVVGNIFVVLGVLMLVYGVYGYLAPDLFSHSGAPFTELCINIFYKSDGIFGIMANVLATYVILFVLFGAYLEKCGSQKFFIDWPLAAVGHKVGGPAKVSVIASALFGSISGSAIANTVSTGTFTIPMMKKAGFRPHVAGAIEPASSIGGMFMPPVMGAGGFIMAELTGEPYSRIMLVATFPALMYFFSVFCMVHYEAKKHNIVGEKSEFSAMEILKKEWFYMLPLAVITVFMLTGYSPGYSAILGLFSCIAISYFRKETRITPRRFLEAAREGTESSLKIGATVGIIGIIIGVLTFSGLILTFADIMIEMAGGSLLLTIVLIALASLILGMGVPVTAAYLVTAVVAVPALTHLGVNQIAAHMIVYWLSQDSNITPPVCIAAFAGATIAKANMWKTAFTSFKFAKFLYLAPILFGYVPGFSLNGSSMDIIKAFILIFFATWAYSWLLSGIWFPNLKRLFRRA
- a CDS encoding CoA-binding protein; the protein is MFNLEPTLSAGAEDIRRALTETRTIAVIGLSPDPTKDSNMVARYLQQAGYRIIPVYPKENEILGEKVYRSLAEIPDRIDMVDIFRKAEFIDRVVDEVLEREDVRYIWVQLGLVNNPAAARATAAGRVVVQNLCSKVEHQKIFSDR
- a CDS encoding enoyl-CoA hydratase produces the protein MDFQEIAFTRTGAVGTLTLNNAGKVNALSVNMTKEIISLLTELADDDSLKVIILKAAGRHFCAGHYLAEMVDAGVKEYKMIFDQCTRMMMMIHEIPQIVIAQVQGIATAAGCQLAAWCDLIVAEEGASFSTPGVKIGLFCTTPMVAITRAIGRKMAMEMLVTGREFPAAEAQALGLVNRVTPLEELDRTTAELAAQIAEASGFALAIGKQGLYAQADMSDSQAFHYAKHTIVMNNLAEDAQHGIKAFLEKRAPEWKNR
- a CDS encoding DUF374 domain-containing protein, yielding MFFLTFLKRRLKSLNLRKLLPPLVAVLVRAWGRSCRRLLVINGEFEARQVAAGRGCVYVTWHQRLFNIYFIHRPRRLSIMISRSRDGDLVAEVARRLGYESVRGSSSRGGSTAMFELVEKLRCRPGLCAGMLGDGPRGPARKLKPGAVRIAQLTGLPLLPMACGARWARFFASWDRFLLPLPFSPLVVIFGDPIWVPASTSTQEFEDIRQQVENRLNELAEQCDACWQS